taaacatgctttaaacgtcaacaaaaatgttggtgagttataggtttaacctatatttatcaaatcgttataatagaccacaagatttcatatttcaatatacatcccatacatagagataaaaatcattcatatggtgaacacctggtaaccgaccttaacaagatgcatatagaatatcccctatcattccgggactcccttcggacatgatgaattcgaagtactaaagcatctggtactttggatggggctcgttgggcccaatagatctatctttaggattcgcgtcaattagggtgtctgttccctaattcttagattaccagactaaaaaggggcatattcggtttaataatccagccatataatgtagtttcatttacttgtgtctattttgtaaaacatttgcaaCCTTTCTTAGGTTAATCTGATAGGTTCAAAAGCCTTTCCGAATCATCGCTCCTCATCCTCATCAACGGGAGGAATATCCATCTCAATCGGTTCCCACAGGTGCCCCTTCTTCTAATGGTACTATAATTCCTATTCCTATCCCTTCATTCCCTCTTTTGGTCTATCTACATTCCAGGAAATTCATACGCTCCACGGACGGAGCAAAAAGCGGAGTCTTGGTCAGAGCAAGCCGACCTATTCTATTACCAGACATAATTGGGAGAAGCTCATCCGAAACTAGAGCTAGAAAGGCCTTATTTCGTTTCGTTACTGTTCTTCATTTCCTTCTTATCGAAAAAAAGGGGGATTTCTCATATTTAGAATCTTTCTGCGGTGTGCTCCGTTTACTATTCTTTCGTACTTTCTTCTCTTTACCACGCGATAGGTCAGCAAAGCGTGAGCGGGCGCGGAGAAGGAAAGGCCAAAGACTTCAGCCTAACGGGAATGAGCAAGGACGAAATGACAAGATGAGGTGCCCTGGGCACCCCCATTTAGAAAGAAGGGTCGAAGTTTTTGGGCCTGTAGCTTTACCCGTCCCCCCTTCGTCGGGCGGTGCTTTTGTGGGGGGTGCGCCACCAGAAATCGGGCTTGAAGCTTTCACCTTACCAACGAGCCGACAGCTGATGGCTGTTGGTCACGACTACTACAAAAAAGCTCCAATGAAGATGAATATTTCACATGGAGGAGTGTGCATCTTTATGTTGGGTGTTCTTCTGTCGTGCGACCCGGCGGCTTATGTGCGACCTGTGGCCCACACCTCCTATTTGTTCAGGGCAGGCGGCGTGAACTCTGATTCGATCCGGGTATTCAATCCCGCCGCTGAGATGCTCAGTTGACTCCTTAACCTTGATAGAAGGCATCGATTCtctaagacttggtcactggtcgattcacgaacctataacaaatatgtacatacatatcaaagtatgttcaaaatatatttacaacatttttaatacgttttgctgttttaagttattaagtcagctatcctcgttagtaacctacaactagttgtccacagttagatgtacagaaaataaagcaatatatattatcttgaatcaatccacgacctcatgtatacaagcctcatgctagatcacaactcaaagtatataaaatattttggaatcatcctcatccctatatagctaactccaacattcctgcatatagagtgtctatggttgttccgaaatatatatatatatatatatatatatatatatatatatatatatatatatatatatatatatatatatatatatatatatatatatatatatatatatatatatatatatgggtcgatatgatatgtcaaaacattgtattcgtgtttatggtattccaagattaaatattat
This genomic window from Rutidosis leptorrhynchoides isolate AG116_Rl617_1_P2 chromosome 2, CSIRO_AGI_Rlap_v1, whole genome shotgun sequence contains:
- the LOC139890257 gene encoding uncharacterized protein, whose translation is MKKYNSRDRRSAVCWNCNQKGHFSTLSKILGADNARVNFTSEDTNDALVRLAYDKRLGIRGIGDVILKTSIGSDWTLKDVTCIPNLKQKLISTVWRAAVKNETNLNLKFLKSENGGEYSSKEFKYYCAEHGIRMLKTFPETPQHNGGLVKKEMIDSFSATYYAPSLEEVQCQVQKPFRIIAPHPHQREEYPSQSVPTGAPSSNGTIIPIPIPSFPLLVYLHSRKFIRSTDGAKSGVLVRASRPILLPDIIGRSSSETRARKALFRFVTVLHFLLIEKKGDFSYLESFCGVLRLLFFRTFFSLPRDRSAKRERARRRKGQRLQPNGNEQGRNDKMRCPGHPHLERRVEVFGPVALPVPPSSGGAFVGGAPPEIGLEAFTLPTSRQLMAVGHDYYKKAPMKMNISHGGVCIFMLGVLLSCDPAAYVRPVAHTSYLFRAGGVNSDSIRVFNPAAEMLS